A genomic region of Ignavibacteria bacterium contains the following coding sequences:
- a CDS encoding DUF559 domain-containing protein, whose protein sequence is MTEVRCPKCGSLMVLRTAKRGPNAGGKFYGCSRYPNCKETVPFEPEDTKLLEPEKEKQSLTETFFPRTLKARTRFQDYQVRFFESVAVPEDLLESINSEDIEEEISKAFSQWRIDFPAGESKPTLTQKQRQIISVLEKILTRGRITLSSPKIEKEFKEMFKSPKIESSLTLIESLVIRGYKKTQKSIWLDSKEENIFYEDFLPKFLGENYKQFVLPQVEISSLLPPNLNMDNTGHQRVDFAIFHPKSKEKIIVEIDGEQHNRHIDSDKERDEILQKHGYTVIRIPANEIQKENGQRLLVLKSVLSAINEWSKKEFILTCRRKY, encoded by the coding sequence ATGACAGAAGTTAGATGTCCAAAATGTGGTTCTTTAATGGTTTTACGCACAGCAAAAAGAGGGCCAAATGCTGGTGGGAAATTCTATGGGTGCTCTCGTTATCCCAATTGTAAAGAAACTGTTCCATTTGAACCTGAAGATACTAAGCTATTAGAACCTGAGAAAGAAAAACAGTCTTTAACAGAAACTTTCTTTCCCCGGACTCTTAAAGCCAGAACAAGATTTCAAGATTACCAAGTTCGGTTTTTTGAATCTGTAGCAGTTCCTGAAGATTTGCTGGAAAGTATTAATTCTGAGGATATAGAGGAAGAAATTTCAAAGGCTTTTTCTCAGTGGAGAATTGACTTTCCCGCTGGAGAATCTAAACCTACACTAACTCAAAAGCAACGCCAGATAATTTCGGTCTTGGAAAAGATTTTAACCAGAGGACGAATTACTCTTTCATCTCCTAAAATTGAAAAAGAATTTAAGGAGATGTTTAAATCACCAAAAATCGAATCTTCTTTAACGCTTATAGAATCTTTAGTAATTAGAGGGTATAAAAAAACTCAAAAGAGTATATGGTTAGATAGTAAAGAGGAAAATATTTTCTATGAAGATTTTCTCCCAAAATTTTTGGGGGAAAATTATAAACAATTTGTTCTGCCTCAAGTTGAAATTTCAAGTCTTCTTCCACCGAATCTAAATATGGATAATACAGGACATCAACGGGTTGATTTTGCTATATTTCATCCTAAATCTAAAGAAAAAATCATAGTTGAAATTGATGGCGAACAACACAATCGACATATTGATTCAGATAAAGAACGAGATGAAATCTTACAAAAGCATGGATACACGGTTATACGCATTCCAGCTAACGAAATACAAAAAGAAAATGGTCAACGATTATTAGTTTTGAAGTCAGTGCTTTCTGCAATAAATGAATGGTCTAAAAAAGAGTTCATTCTTACCTGCCGAAGAAAATATTAA
- a CDS encoding phosphohydrolase has product MATLEKALEIAINAHKGQKDKAGMEYILHPIRVMLRGETEIEKICGILHDVIEDSNLTFEDLRNEGFSEEVISVLKLLTKESENEDYDKFIERVKQNPIAVKVKINDLLDNLDITRLKELNDRDLKRLNKYLKAYWTLKTFSGS; this is encoded by the coding sequence ATGGCAACTTTAGAAAAAGCTCTAGAAATAGCCATAAATGCACATAAAGGACAGAAAGATAAGGCAGGCATGGAATACATTTTACATCCAATTCGTGTAATGTTAAGAGGTGAAACAGAAATAGAAAAAATTTGTGGAATATTACATGACGTTATAGAAGATAGTAATTTGACATTTGAAGACCTAAGAAATGAAGGATTCTCCGAAGAGGTAATTTCAGTTCTGAAATTACTTACTAAGGAATCAGAAAATGAAGATTATGATAAATTTATAGAGAGAGTTAAACAAAATCCAATTGCAGTAAAAGTAAAAATAAATGATTTGCTTGACAATCTGGACATCACTAGACTAAAAGAGTTAAACGATAGAGATTTAAAACGATTAAATAAATACTTAAAAGCTTACTGGACATTAAAAACATTTAGTGGCAGCTGA
- a CDS encoding B12-binding domain-containing radical SAM protein gives MKILLVYPEFPDTFWSFKHALKFISKKATHPPLGLLTIASMLPEEWNKKLIDLNVRPLRDTDFAGIDFVFLSAMSVQSKSVISVIKRCKEHKIRIVAGGPFFTAGYIDHNEIDYLVLNEAEITLPQFLNDLETGNPKHIYSTAEFADLNSTPIPSWNLIRLKDYSSMSVQFSRGCPYNCDFCDVTNLFGRKFRTKSTSKIIEELNALYKRGWRGNVFFVDDNFIGNKKKLKLEVLPEIIEWQKAMKYPFTFNTQASINLSDDDELLQLMVDAGFNAVFVGIETTNEESLKECKKTQNQRREILHNVKKIQKAGMEVQAGFILGFDNDPPNIFDRMVDFIQQSGIVTAMVGLLNAPKGTKLYERLVNENRIVKNFSGNNTDVSTNLIPKLGLDKLIDGYKRVVSEIYSPKYYYERVKKFLKEFKPQYKINFSISNYLKNSEYLAALMKSIVIIGIKSKARIHFWRLFFWSLFRKPKLLPLMITFSIYGYHFQRVFENLSNLHH, from the coding sequence ATGAAAATTTTATTAGTCTATCCTGAATTTCCAGATACTTTCTGGAGTTTCAAGCATGCTTTGAAATTTATATCAAAAAAAGCAACTCATCCTCCTCTTGGATTATTAACAATTGCATCAATGCTTCCAGAAGAATGGAATAAAAAATTGATCGACCTGAATGTCCGTCCTCTTAGAGATACTGATTTTGCCGGAATCGATTTTGTGTTTTTGAGTGCGATGTCAGTTCAAAGTAAATCGGTGATAAGTGTAATTAAAAGATGTAAAGAACATAAAATTAGAATTGTTGCAGGCGGTCCATTTTTCACAGCTGGTTATATTGATCATAATGAAATTGATTATCTGGTATTGAATGAAGCTGAAATTACATTGCCCCAATTTCTAAACGATCTGGAAACGGGCAATCCAAAACATATTTACTCAACAGCAGAATTTGCTGATCTCAATTCAACGCCAATTCCATCATGGAACTTGATAAGATTAAAAGATTATTCTTCAATGAGTGTTCAATTTTCAAGAGGTTGTCCTTATAATTGCGACTTCTGCGATGTGACCAATCTTTTCGGAAGAAAATTCAGAACAAAAAGTACATCTAAAATCATTGAGGAATTAAATGCACTGTATAAACGCGGCTGGAGAGGAAATGTATTTTTTGTCGATGATAATTTTATCGGCAACAAGAAAAAATTAAAACTGGAAGTTCTTCCCGAAATAATTGAGTGGCAGAAAGCAATGAAATATCCTTTCACATTCAATACTCAGGCTTCAATAAATCTTTCTGACGATGATGAATTATTACAACTAATGGTTGATGCAGGATTTAATGCTGTGTTTGTGGGGATTGAAACCACAAATGAGGAAAGTCTAAAAGAATGTAAAAAAACTCAAAATCAAAGAAGAGAAATTTTACATAATGTTAAGAAAATTCAGAAGGCTGGAATGGAAGTTCAGGCAGGGTTCATACTTGGATTTGATAACGATCCACCAAATATTTTTGATCGAATGGTAGATTTTATTCAGCAAAGTGGAATTGTAACAGCAATGGTTGGTCTTTTGAATGCACCAAAAGGAACAAAATTATACGAACGGCTTGTGAATGAAAATCGTATCGTAAAAAACTTTTCCGGTAATAATACAGATGTCTCGACAAATCTTATTCCAAAACTTGGACTTGATAAATTAATTGATGGTTACAAAAGAGTTGTGTCGGAAATATATTCACCGAAATATTATTATGAGAGAGTTAAAAAATTCTTGAAGGAATTTAAACCACAATACAAAATTAATTTCAGTATTTCTAATTATTTGAAAAACAGTGAGTACCTTGCAGCTCTAATGAAATCAATTGTAATTATAGGAATTAAGAGTAAAGCACGAATTCATTTCTGGAGATTATTTTTCTGGTCGTTGTTTAGAAAACCAAAGTTGCTTCCACTTATGATCACTTTTTCGATTTACGGATATCATTTCCAAAGAGTTTTTGAGAATTTGAGTAATCTACATCACTAA
- a CDS encoding DUF5131 family protein, with translation MGFNRNQIEKYFSNKDVPPNVWLGVSVESAAFKKRIDTLRKINARIRFISFEPLIGAVGNLDLTEIHWAIVGGESGKNARPMKKEWVEEIFYQCKKQNVAFFFKQWGTWGADEVKRNKKANGRIFHGKVWNEYPEFKKA, from the coding sequence ATCGGTTTTAACCGCAATCAAATAGAAAAATATTTTTCAAATAAAGATGTCCCACCAAATGTCTGGCTTGGTGTTAGTGTTGAAAGTGCTGCGTTTAAAAAAAGAATTGATACACTAAGAAAAATAAATGCTCGAATCAGGTTTATTTCATTTGAGCCATTGATTGGTGCAGTCGGTAATTTGGATTTAACAGAAATTCATTGGGCAATTGTTGGTGGTGAATCAGGTAAAAATGCAAGACCAATGAAAAAAGAATGGGTAGAAGAAATATTCTATCAATGCAAAAAGCAGAATGTCGCATTCTTCTTCAAGCAATGGGGCACCTGGGGAGCTGATGAAGTCAAACGAAATAAAAAAGCAAATGGAAGAATTTTCCATGGTAAAGTATGGAATGAATATCCTGAGTTTAAAAAAGCATAG
- a CDS encoding DUF3800 domain-containing protein, with product MNKYRVYIDEVGNNDLKSSENPNHRYLSLTGLIFELNYVKEVVTPSLEKLKQKYFPYHPDEPIILHRKELVNKKYPFNALKNPEIEEQFNSDFLNLLNELDYVVVSVLIDKLEHNIKYQTWKYDPYHYCLEIIVERYYFFLESVNSCGDIMIESRGGNEDIRLKESYKKIYANGTQFIEAHRLQKRLTSKELKVKQKMLNIACLQLADLIAHPSRRFMFKKYGINEGKEYTFGDKIIEVIENKYYKGKTGIEGYGIKRLP from the coding sequence ATGAATAAATATAGAGTATACATTGATGAAGTGGGTAACAATGATCTTAAAAGTTCTGAAAATCCAAATCATCGTTATCTGAGCTTAACGGGTTTAATTTTTGAATTAAATTATGTAAAGGAAGTAGTAACCCCTTCATTAGAAAAATTAAAACAGAAATATTTTCCTTATCATCCAGACGAGCCAATAATACTTCATCGAAAAGAACTTGTAAATAAAAAATATCCATTCAATGCTTTAAAAAATCCAGAGATTGAAGAACAATTTAATTCAGATTTTCTAAATCTTCTAAATGAACTTGATTATGTAGTAGTGTCAGTTTTAATCGACAAATTGGAACATAATATAAAATATCAAACATGGAAATATGATCCTTACCATTACTGTTTAGAAATCATAGTTGAAAGATATTATTTCTTTTTAGAAAGCGTAAATTCCTGTGGAGATATCATGATTGAATCACGAGGTGGTAACGAAGATATACGTTTAAAAGAATCATATAAAAAAATTTATGCAAATGGGACTCAATTCATAGAGGCTCATAGACTGCAAAAAAGATTAACAAGTAAAGAATTAAAAGTAAAACAAAAAATGCTTAACATTGCCTGCTTACAATTAGCAGATTTAATTGCTCATCCATCAAGAAGATTTATGTTTAAGAAATATGGGATAAATGAGGGTAAAGAATATACTTTCGGTGACAAAATTATTGAAGTGATTGAGAATAAATATTATAAAGGTAAAACAGGAATTGAAGGATATGGTATAAAACGATTGCCATAA